The following proteins are encoded in a genomic region of Vanessa cardui chromosome W, ilVanCard2.1, whole genome shotgun sequence:
- the LOC124542460 gene encoding uncharacterized protein LOC124542460, whose translation MASAEKHTGGEVGINEEFENFNENLSEMDGWEDYTCYEQNNARRKRQREDEEDSWTVYSRNKKQNRRKVSKNYLEEEEDKIEVCITSKDKIPKKIELARCLKNENIVSIYKVKYATPYKIFVLFDDEINAEKLVTSKAFQEKGWKCYKSQEVSLSYGTIKDIELDVDVKDIHGSISSDIDIISIKRLLRRDSQTSKWTESETIRLGFKGSSLPPYIYIHGMKVKVERYVFQVTQCSKCWRYGHTQKFCSSKKIICPKCAGNHSNCETTYYKCINCSGQHTAFLRTCPVYRKEKRIRELMAEFNCTYKRATTIYVPPSAPPSKVTLDEDNFPVFTTQREPIEQRDIDQPNESSKTYAEVTKSASEYRGYSKHTRKCDNTKKNTESPQKKRSRPRNTMDWDMSSDSETNTQEMPNFKSAQKEDSYSSNRRNDESLSFKLLLEKLRRIIFSRRSPLNDKIMQACELMWNWAITWCINKITEFPVLKNIMVYG comes from the coding sequence ATGGCTAGCGCAGAAAAACATACAGGTGGTGAAGTTGGAATTAATGAGgagtttgaaaattttaatgagaATTTATCTGAGATGGACGGTTGGGAAGATTACACGTGTTACGAGCAGAACAACGCACGTCGAAAGAGACAACGTGAAGATGAAGAAGATTCGTGGACAGTTTactcaagaaataaaaaacaaaatcgtaGAAAAGTATCAAAAAACTAcctagaagaagaagaagataaaattgaagtgtGTATAACAAGTAAAGAtaaaattcctaaaaaaatagaattagcaAGATGTCTCAAGAATGAAAATATTGTCAGTATATATAAAGTGAAATATGCTACGCCGTAtaaaattttcgttttatttgatGATGAAATTAATGCGGAAAAGTTAGTTACATCGAAAGCATTCCAAGAAAAGGGTTGGAAATGTTATAAATCACAGGAAGTTTCCTTGTCATATGGCACAATAAAAGACATTGAACTAGATGTTGATGTTAAAGATATACATGGTAGCATTTCATctgatatagatataatatcaattaaaagaCTATTACGAAGAGACAGTCAAACATCTAAGTGGACGGAGAGTGAGACTATACGTCTTGGTTTTAAAGGTTCCTCCTTACcgccatatatttatatacatggtATGAAAGTGAAGGTGGAACGCTACGTATTCCAAGTTACTCAATGTAGCAAGTGTTGGAGATATGGACATACTCAAAAATTCTGCTCTTCCAAGAAAATTATCTGTCCTAAATGTGCCGGTAATCATAGTAATTGTGAGACTACATACTATAAATGTATTAACTGTTCGGGGCAACATACGGCATTTTTACGTACTTGCCCTGTATATCGTAAAGAAAAACGTATAAGAGAGCTGATGGCTGAGTTCAATTGTACTTATAAACGTGCTACTACTATATATGTGCCACCATCTGCACCACCTTCTAAAGTTACTTTAGATGAGGACAATTTCCCAGTGTTTACGACTCAAAGGGAGCCGATCGAACAGCGAGACATAGACCAACCGAACGAAAGCTCTAAAACATATGCAGAGGTTACGAAGAGCGCGTCGGAATATCGTGGGTACTCGAAACACACTCGTAAGTGTGATAATACGAAAAAAAACACCGAATCACCTCAAAAGAAGAGATCTCGTCCACGCAACACCATGGACTGGGATATGTCTTCTGATTCAGAGACAAATACCCAGGAGATGCCCAATTTTAAAAGTGCTCAAAAAGAAGATAGTTACTCTAGCAACAGAAGAAACGACGAATCGCTATCTTTTAAGTTGCTACTAGAAAAATTAAGACGCATCATATTTAGCCGTAGATCGCCATTGAACGACAAAATTATGCAAGCTTGTGAACTAATGTGGAATTGGGCGATTACATGGTGCATAAATAAGATTACGGAATTCCCAGTACTCAAGAACATCATGGTTTATGGCTAG